CCTCAAAATACAAGTTGCAATTGCCAAAGCGCGTCCCGCTGTGACCTTCCCAGCGGCCTGTCAGTCAAGGCcgccaaaataaacaatggcAGCCAACGGCCGTCATCAGCGTGGCCGCACTGACAGcgaggcggggggggggggggggaatctgGGCTTCACCTTGACACCCCGCCTCCAGCACTACCTGGTCCTGGGAAAGGCAGGCCAGCCTCGCCGCCGGCCGGCTGAGTTATAGCCGGGAGGCATCGCCAAGAGCGGGCCGCGTAGTCGTGTCCAACACAATATCGGGACGTTTTATCGTTTTAGCCGGGCACTGAGGCGGGGTCAAGAGGATCATAAGAAAGGCACTCATGTGAGAAATGAAGAAGATCATGGAGTGGACAGAAGCAGGAAGGCGCTGAAATATAGCCAGCGACCTGAGCACCTGTCAGGTGTACACCGAGGAAGGCTCGTTTGCTCATCATAATAAtatcataataatcataaaaaaatttaacCTAATTTATTGTAatgaatataataaatatgtcTTGTTTTTACCATCGTCGTTATTTCGCTTTAGgtttatttgaatgaaaaataaagcagatgctgccctctgctggtgcAAACGAAAATCTCTCCTCCCTTAAAAGGACTGACACGATTGGCTGGCGCTGCAtaggaaatgaaatgttagCGTCTCAACTTTTAGGATCAACTCCAAAGTCAGGTTTTCTCAACTGTGTGAAAGAGTgctgacaaattcaaaagtagGCGGctttaaggggggggggggcgtcatgaatattcatattcGTGACCTTACGTAGACATACGGAAGGTGCAGGCCATTGGCTGCAggccagacacacacacacaagctttgTTTATGCACTCGCACACAAAGCAGCCACACATGTTCTGAAAGGTCAAGCGGGGTCCACCCAGCGCGCAGCCTTTGCACGTCTTAACGCAGCAGCCAAAATGGCGCTTGGCCACCAATGTCTTATTAGGCAGCTCCATCTGGGAGGGGTGAAAGGTGACGGGCAAGGCCTCGTAGGTGAGCAGACGCGAGCGGTCGGGGTTTGGCCAAGCGCGACGGGACCTGGCCCGGCCGGAAAGGATAAAACTGCAAAACAAACGAGTGTGTGTGGGCGTGTATCTATTGTGGTTGGCTGTCGAAAgacaatatgtgtgtgtgtgtgtgtgtgtgtttgttttgtgctggatgagaaaaacaaaaactgagaGGCTCTTTTCCCGACTAAAATTTAGcagtgagagtgtgtgtgtgtattaagCAGCAAATCCCTAATCTGGCATAGACTTGCTTCCTGTCTAGACTCGGCACGAGGACGCCAACTCTAATCTGGCCAGCTCTACCGCGTGTGTCCGAGTGTGAGCGTGCAGACAATACATGTACTATAgcatcatgtgtgtgtgtgtgtgtgtaatgtatGCAAGTACACACATCCATCAGATGGGCGCCGGATCAAAGGCCTCCACGTTGCCGTCCAAATGGAGACAGCAGACCCGTCCACCCGCCAGTGTCTGTTTCTAATTGGTCAATGTccaataaagtttttttttgtttttgccgtGCCAAGCAAGCCGTGTCTGGCCGTCCAAAAGCCGAGTGTGGTTGCACATTTTACAGGAACACGAAAGGTgccattttaaatgaatagGTAACTGTGATAGGAGAACATACgcaaaaagcagcaaaaaaatgtttgccacTTTTAAAAGAGCTCATATCGGCCGGGCCCAAACACGTATTGGGTAAAACATCAATATTTTGCCTAGAAGACATTCTGCCATCCTCACGATGTCAATCATGAGCAAACGTTGCTATTGATTTTCCTGCAAACATGGCGGCCAATCCCCGTCACTCCATCCTAGTACAAAGCGCCTGGGAGCTTCCACGCACGGACAAATAAAGGGCTTGCCATTCACGCGCGGGCCCAAGAACACGTCGTCCTCCAAAAGGACTGACCtcagcagaaagtctccacgCGCAACCTCGGTGACATCACGGCGCctctgtgggggggggggggggggagactcACACACATGGCAGATCCATCAAGACTCGTTTGACTTGCATCATCATCCTCACAGACATGGGGCTTCTCCTGTTTGCATTCCTACCCCCAAATGTGACTCATGCCCCCCCCAATTTTCAGGCTGGACAATATACAGGCCAGATGGGTGCGCGCATGAGGAAAATattgctatttatttttagttttgctCATCACATTTTGTGAGTCACCGGCGGGGGAAGCACTCAGAGTAAACATGAACTTTCACCGTCTGGGATCACGTCTCGGAATCCCCAGACGGCAGCTGGGACTACTACGCCGTCCGTCCACATGTTTGATTGGACACTCAAAGCTGCCAACTTTTTCTTTAAGGGGCGCAACAGAAAGATGCATCTGGCTAATCAAGTCCTAAAAGTCAATCCAAttacatttgtattatttcatttcaatctgTCCTGACACATCATGTTGTGCTTCATAAAagcaaggagaaaaaaaagaaaagcaatttcCCTAGTCGGCCACAAGGTGGCGCCTGAGGCAGCTTTTCCAGGGAAAACCATGCTAATAGTGCCCTAAGAATAACAAGAGAGTGACTAAAGGCCTCCAAATAGAAAAGCAAAAGCTTTTCTCACGTGTCTGAGTCACGTCGGTGGGGGCGCCGGTGCGGGGGTGGCCGGGCCCCTCCTCCACCGTCACACCGCCGTTcgtgcgggcgggcgggcggcaaTAAAAAGCCCAAATTTCATCTCCCACCATCCAAACAGACTCCATTCTCAGCTCGTCAACTTTTGGAAACTCGATGGGTCCAAAAAGACACGGCTTGCTTTTTGGCCGAGGAATTTTTTAGAGGGCTCGCCTCGGTAGGATCGGGGTCAGAACCCCCCATCGCCCCGGCCGGGCCGGGCAGGATGCACGCCTGCAGAGCTTTGCTGTGCGCCATGCTGCTGCTCCACTGCGCCTCGCTCAGTTCGCCGCTGTCCACCTGCGCGGCGGTGGACATGGACCACGTCAAGAGGAAGCGGGTGGAGGCCATCCGCGGGCAGATCCTCAGCAAGCTGCGGCTGAGCGCCCCCCCGCGTGCACAGGGGCCCACCAAAGTGCCCCAGCAGGTGCGGGCGCTCTACAACAGCACGCGCCAGCTGCTGGAGGAGCTCGGGCGGCACCGGCGCCAAATGTGCGGCGCCGACGGCACCGACGCCGAGTACTACGCCAAGGAGGTCTACAGGTTCAACATGGTTCACGGGCCCACCGAGAGCAGTGAgttgaaaatataataaaggCTGAAACTAGTCAAGGTGGTCATTCGGTGGCAAGACGGCCGCCTAACGTCCGTCCTCTGTCCGACCCGTCGCAGACGACCTGTCCTACTGCCCGAAAGGCATCACGTCCAAGGTGTTCCGTTTCAACGTCTCGGCCATGGAAAGGAACGCCAGCGACCTCTTCAGGGCCGAGTTCCGAGCCTTGCGGGTTCCCAACGCCGGCGCCAGGCGCAACGAGCAGCGGATTGAGCTCTACCAGGTGCGTAAAGGTACTGTTAACCtccgccccccccaaaatggcGGCCGGCGAGTGAATGTTTAGCGGGAGCTGGGTTCGGTTCTTATACCGGAGGTTCACTTCTCGTGTGTCCTTCGCCAAATATTTAAGATGCTAATCTAAGGAGCGCGCTGTGCTCTGCCAAGCGGATTTACGTGAGACGCGTGTCCAAGGAAATGTCATCCATCCGCCGCTAACGACCGTCGCTAATACCAACCACATTTTGGCCGCCTTTGGCCACTGACTCCGTGCCACGTTGTCTGGCTCTTGCAGATCGTGCGGCCGAACGAACACGTCAGGAAGCAGCGCTACATCGGCGCCAAAAACGTGCTGACCAAAGGCACGCCCGAATGGGTCTCCTTTGACGTGACCGACGCCGTGCGGGAGTGGCTGACGAGCAGAGGTCACATTCACGTCAGGTCCGCCTTCCGACAAGACACTGACCTTAACTTTAATTTGACGGCAGGCAGCAATCTGGGCTTGGAAATCAGCGTCCATTGCCCCTGCCACACCTACGGCCCCAACGGCGACATCATCGACAACGACAACGAGATTCTGGACGTCAAGTTTAAAGGTACCCGCCCGAGCGCAGTCGTTTGGAACGCTGACGAGCCGCTCGACGATTTTGTCCGACCGAGGTGTGGACGGCGAGGAGGAGCAGAGTCGCTTGGACCTCAGCCATCTGAAGAGGAGCAAGGACCAGAACCTGCCTCACCTCATCCTCATGATGATCCCGCCTCACCGCCTGGACTCAAAGTCGCGCAGACGCAAGCGAGCGCTGGACACCGACTACTGCTTCTCGTAAGAGCCGCTTTGGGATGCTGAGCGTTTGAACCGCCGGCCGCGTGCGTAAACCTCAGTCGGTGCGCAGAAACGCCGAGGAGAGCTGCTGCGTCCGCCGGCTGCACATCGATTTCCGCCGCGACCTGGACTGGAAGTGGATCCACGAGCCCAGCGGTTACGACGCTAACTACTGCTCGGGGCCGTGCCCCTACCTGAGGAGCTCTGACACGGCGCACAGCtcggtaagaaaaaaaaacggagcaGAATCTTTCTGGACGTTTTAAGcacacgtgtgtgcgtgtgtgtttctgcTGCGTCCAAGTTGCTGAGCCTGTACAACACTCTGAACCCGGAGGCGTCGGCTTCGCCGTGCTGCGTCCCCCAAGAACTGGAGCCCCTCACCATCCTCTACTACTCGGGACGGACCCCCAAAGTGGAGCAGCTCTCCAACATGATCGTCAAGTCTTGCAAATGTAGCTGAGGAGgcacaaatgacttttttggggggtgccCGGTTCTGCAACTGATAGCAAATGGGTCAAGTTCATCTCACGTCTTGCGCTTTTATTCTGACAAAGCTGTCGTGTCCTGTCTTTCTTGTTTtcacttcattttgtttggtttttgggGTAAAAGTGTTTGCTTTGTTGATGATGATtgttattaattaaaaaaaaagagaaaacaagtctttttttatattttggaaACTTAATAAgtgtaaaaaatatgaaactatagttcattgttgaaatttCAAAGATCTGTGATCATACAATTTTAGGTGAAGTCAAAAATGTACcaattaaatgtaatttttgcCCAACAATACAAAGTCATTTccagaatgaaaacaaaacctcATTTTTGAGCCGCCGTACAATTGTCCTTCCCCGTCAGCGGCGATGAGAGATGAACTTTGACGCAGAGACAAAAGAGCCGAGTCAACAAGCGGCGCCTCAAATGCGGCGGCGGCCCAGGGCAGATTGGCCGCGACAAACGCCAAAGGAGTCCAAAGTGCCAAGTCAGCATTTAGAATGGGAAATTTGAAAGGCAAAGAATTTGGAGCGACACAATTTGAGGGTCTGAAAGATTAGGAAGTTTAAATTTCATGTTTTCTGTCTTTCAACAATGGCTAAGGTGCAGCTAACGCTAACTCAGCAAAAATCTCAAGCTGCTCTGCCTCTCctgaagttgtttttttttctaattggaCGTCCTGCTGATGAACGGAAACAATCAAGCCAACCCTGCTTTTGGCCGATGTGCTGTGAACCAAAGACGAACGGCACGACACGTTAAGCTGCAAAACACCACGGACGGCCGGCCCGCGATTCCCTGAACGCATTAACAGATgcccgagcgagcgagcgagcgaggaaTTTTGTAGCAATAAAATCATCAGGTCACATCGCAGCGGTCCCGTGGAAAGAGTTGTGTAAGAGTACGATGGGAAGCCTCCCACGCGttacgcatgcacgcacgcacgcacgcaataCATACAAGTCCACTATGGCGTTACTGGAAAAGGTGGGCTAACCAAAGGGGGAGCCAATATGTCAACGAATCAAGCTCATAGAGCGCCACAGCTAAACAAATGAAGGCCTGAAATttcgcacacgcacacacacacacactgggctGTGTATTATGGCCATAATAGAGATAAATTTCACTAGAAATGTGCGTAAAAACCATGACTGCAGTCAGGAGAGGAAGGAGCCAGGTTTGCATTGAGTTGGCATGACAGAAAAGTGGACTGGGCCtgaaaaagatggaaaattGCAGAATCAAGTCGACTCGAAATGGGCTTTATGTTCAGTCGCAGCAGATGTGACAGCGCAGAGAATCTGGAGTGTGttcaggtatgttgtcggttAGCTTTGTACGCTAAAGCCATTAGCGATTGCGGCCACAAGTATATCAACAGATGTGCCTCGAGAACACATTTGGAAGAGCGCTTCCCCTTGGGCTGGAACGGCTTTCGATCCTATTTATGGAAATAAGCGGCtcataaaaatgtgattaatGCGCCGTCTCGGGAGCCCACGTCCAAACGCACGGGAGGCCGACCGCTTCCTCCCTGACACGACGACTCAGATTACaatcaaaaagcaacaatcgACAGACTGGCCTGCATATGAAAAACAtcacaagcggtacagaaaaagTTCTTGAGACTACATCTGGATAGTCTTGGAGGCACACcttcaaaacacaacaacaacttcttttcttttgattcAACTCTCAGAACTAAATTCTTGTGAGGAGGACCGAGCTGGAAAAAGCTCATTTGTTGTATTTGCGCAAAGCCGCCGGGCTCGGAATGCGCCGACGTGCCAAGCGCGGGAAGAAGACAAGCGTGCGAGGATTAGCAGTCAACACTTGCGGGAAGGGAAAGAGCACCATTTTGTGCATGACGGGAGATGGCGGCAATCACAACAACAAGATCTTTCGCACTTTGGACGGCTAAAGACAACACGCAaaggccgcccgcccgcccggcctttttttcccaagaTGACCCACAAAAGGGCCTACTTCAAACGAGTCGGGATCCCGTCGCCAATCGTCCACACACGAACGAAGCTGCCGACCGAGCTCAGCACATTTGCGCTCCCCAGCCAACTTCAAACCAGGGCTTTTGGATGGAAGCCGCCATGACGACGCTGCGTCACACGAGAAGCCATCATTTCCGCGCAAAGCCCGTTGGACAATATTAGCTT
The Syngnathus acus chromosome 24, fSynAcu1.2, whole genome shotgun sequence genome window above contains:
- the LOC119117903 gene encoding transforming growth factor beta-3 proprotein-like; amino-acid sequence: MHACRALLCAMLLLHCASLSSPLSTCAAVDMDHVKRKRVEAIRGQILSKLRLSAPPRAQGPTKVPQQVRALYNSTRQLLEELGRHRRQMCGADGTDAEYYAKEVYRFNMVHGPTESNDLSYCPKGITSKVFRFNVSAMERNASDLFRAEFRALRVPNAGARRNEQRIELYQIVRPNEHVRKQRYIGAKNVLTKGTPEWVSFDVTDAVREWLTSRGSNLGLEISVHCPCHTYGPNGDIIDNDNEILDVKFKGVDGEEEQSRLDLSHLKRSKDQNLPHLILMMIPPHRLDSKSRRRKRALDTDYCFSNAEESCCVRRLHIDFRRDLDWKWIHEPSGYDANYCSGPCPYLRSSDTAHSSLLSLYNTLNPEASASPCCVPQELEPLTILYYSGRTPKVEQLSNMIVKSCKCS